One window of the Carnobacterium maltaromaticum DSM 20342 genome contains the following:
- a CDS encoding GNAT family N-acetyltransferase, producing MTQEKIDIVLREALPEDAGEIIRFLESAAVETGFLSMGAEGLNISSAEEAINLERILESENNILLVALLGDKVIATGSISASNKPKLRHIGEIGVAVAKDYWGFGLGTNLVDELIYWSQETGIIRRLELTVQARNQRAIHVYQKLGFNEEAIMPRGVFEDGEYLDVCLMSKMIDGID from the coding sequence ATGACGCAAGAAAAAATAGATATTGTCCTTCGTGAAGCGTTACCTGAAGATGCAGGAGAGATTATTCGTTTCCTAGAGTCAGCAGCAGTAGAAACAGGCTTTTTATCAATGGGAGCGGAAGGCTTGAATATTAGTTCAGCAGAAGAAGCGATTAATTTAGAGCGAATCTTAGAATCTGAAAATAATATTTTATTGGTCGCACTATTAGGTGATAAAGTGATTGCTACAGGATCAATATCAGCAAGTAATAAACCGAAATTACGCCATATTGGTGAAATTGGAGTAGCAGTTGCTAAAGACTACTGGGGATTTGGATTAGGAACGAATTTAGTGGATGAGCTAATTTATTGGAGCCAAGAGACAGGGATTATTCGTCGATTGGAATTAACGGTTCAAGCTCGCAATCAACGAGCTATTCACGTCTATCAGAAACTAGGCTTCAATGAAGAAGCTATTATGCCACGAGGTGTTTTTGAAGATGGTGAATATTTAGATGTCTGTCTTATGAGTAAAATGATTGATGGAATCGATTAA
- a CDS encoding TrkH family potassium uptake protein: MHKKRRLKRPRWQLLPSQFLALGFLSTIFIGGILLSLPFASQSNQATNLLDAFFTATSAVCVTGLTTLNTAVHWSLAGKLIIMLLIEIGGLGFMSFTIIILLASRKKINFRTRIIMKEALNTNQLSGGVNFIIYILKFSVGLQLLAACLLSIDFIPRYGLAKGAFFSLFHSVSAFCNAGFDLFGNSLESFQKNPLVLGVLSFLIIAGGLGFIVWRDLLTYRKNKRLSFHSKLTLRVTFILLIGGFLFFLLTEQNLSHLKDLTFGERLMNTFFLTVTPRTAGFNSVSFSGLSQASILLSCFLMYIGGSSGSTAGGIKTTTLGILVMHAYSVFKGEERTQFSGRSINPTLINRAFVLLFITMTVITTAIITLSITETIPPDFGIEYIVFEVFSAFGTVGVTLGLTPQLTAIGKIIIMALMFTGRIGMFTFLLSIIKRTNQANTKIKYPEENVIIG; the protein is encoded by the coding sequence ATTCATAAAAAACGTCGTTTAAAGAGGCCTCGTTGGCAACTGTTACCTTCTCAATTTTTGGCACTAGGGTTCCTAAGTACTATTTTTATTGGTGGTATCCTACTTTCGTTGCCCTTTGCTTCACAATCAAATCAAGCAACGAATCTGTTAGATGCTTTTTTCACAGCCACTTCTGCTGTTTGTGTAACCGGCTTAACCACTTTAAATACAGCGGTACATTGGAGTTTAGCGGGTAAATTAATTATTATGCTCTTAATTGAAATTGGTGGATTAGGGTTTATGTCTTTTACGATTATTATTCTCCTTGCATCACGTAAAAAAATTAATTTCCGTACCCGAATTATTATGAAAGAAGCCTTAAATACGAACCAACTTTCCGGAGGCGTTAATTTTATTATCTATATTCTAAAATTTTCAGTTGGTCTGCAATTATTGGCTGCTTGCCTTTTAAGTATTGATTTTATTCCTCGTTACGGTTTAGCTAAAGGAGCTTTTTTCAGCCTCTTTCATTCCGTTTCCGCTTTTTGTAATGCTGGATTTGATTTATTCGGAAATAGCTTAGAGTCTTTCCAAAAAAATCCTTTGGTACTTGGCGTTTTAAGTTTCTTGATTATTGCTGGCGGACTTGGATTTATTGTCTGGCGTGATTTATTGACGTATCGAAAAAATAAGCGTCTTTCTTTTCACTCTAAGCTAACCTTAAGAGTCACTTTTATTTTATTAATTGGTGGTTTTTTATTCTTTTTACTAACTGAACAAAACTTATCGCACTTAAAAGATTTAACATTTGGCGAGCGGTTAATGAATACTTTTTTCCTAACCGTTACGCCTCGTACAGCTGGATTTAATAGTGTTTCTTTTTCAGGTTTATCACAAGCGAGTATTTTATTAAGCTGTTTTTTAATGTATATAGGAGGATCATCCGGATCAACAGCTGGCGGAATCAAAACAACGACTCTTGGTATTCTAGTGATGCATGCTTATTCTGTTTTTAAAGGTGAAGAGCGCACTCAATTTTCAGGACGTTCGATTAATCCGACACTAATCAATCGAGCTTTTGTCTTGTTATTCATTACAATGACTGTCATCACTACGGCTATCATTACTCTAAGTATCACAGAAACGATTCCACCTGATTTTGGCATTGAGTATATTGTATTTGAAGTCTTTTCAGCCTTTGGTACAGTTGGAGTCACCTTAGGATTAACACCCCAACTTACAGCAATCGGCAAAATTATCATAATGGCTCTAATGTTTACAGGACGTATAGGCATGTTTACTTTCTTATTATCCATTATAAAACGAACAAATCAAGCAAATACAAAAATAAAGTACCCAGAAGAAAATGTCATTATTGGTTAG
- a CDS encoding NAD(P)H-quinone oxidoreductase encodes MQAIKMEKPGSYDVLKVVDIDMPIAKTGELLIEVKATAVNRTDIVTRENKNLTAPYPILGVEIAGVVIENHSQDQRFQPGAKVCGLVNHGGYANYAVIPSERAMLIPENLDFEEAAGLPEVFLTAYQTLYWLGELKENETVLIHAGASGVGTAAIQLAKQLTNAKVIVTAGSQEKLDFCLRLGADYGINYRTEDFAKEVLAKTDGQGADVILDFVGASYWDQNLASIGTDGRWVLIGTLGGTMIEQINLRDLMQKRISLKGTLLTPRSDAYKAKLTNEFMEKVFPYFMDKKIKPIIDTVFPLTDVQHAHQYMENNQNIGKLILKMY; translated from the coding sequence ATGCAGGCAATTAAAATGGAAAAACCTGGTAGTTATGATGTGTTAAAAGTAGTAGATATAGACATGCCCATAGCTAAAACGGGAGAATTACTCATTGAAGTCAAAGCTACGGCAGTGAACCGAACAGATATCGTTACAAGAGAAAATAAAAATTTAACTGCGCCTTATCCTATTTTAGGTGTTGAAATTGCAGGAGTAGTCATTGAAAATCATAGTCAGGATCAACGTTTCCAACCGGGGGCTAAGGTTTGTGGACTAGTGAATCATGGCGGTTATGCTAATTATGCAGTTATACCTAGTGAAAGAGCGATGTTGATTCCAGAAAATTTAGATTTTGAAGAAGCGGCAGGGTTACCAGAAGTTTTTTTAACGGCTTATCAAACTTTGTATTGGTTAGGTGAACTTAAAGAAAACGAAACAGTCTTAATTCATGCTGGTGCTAGTGGAGTTGGAACTGCCGCGATTCAATTGGCTAAACAATTGACTAATGCCAAAGTGATTGTCACAGCAGGATCTCAAGAAAAGTTGGATTTTTGTTTACGTTTAGGTGCGGACTATGGCATTAATTACCGTACAGAAGATTTTGCTAAGGAAGTTTTAGCTAAAACGGATGGACAGGGTGCAGATGTCATTTTAGATTTTGTTGGAGCTAGTTATTGGGACCAAAATTTAGCTAGCATTGGCACGGATGGTCGCTGGGTTCTAATTGGAACACTTGGTGGAACTATGATTGAACAAATCAATTTAAGAGATTTAATGCAAAAACGAATCAGTCTAAAAGGAACGTTATTAACGCCACGTAGCGATGCCTACAAAGCTAAGTTAACAAATGAATTTATGGAAAAAGTTTTTCCTTATTTTATGGATAAAAAGATTAAACCAATTATTGATACTGTTTTTCCACTAACAGATGTTCAACATGCGCATCAATATATGGAAAACAACCAAAATATTGGAAAACTTATTTTAAAAATGTATTAA
- the rsmI gene encoding 16S rRNA (cytidine(1402)-2'-O)-methyltransferase, whose protein sequence is MQSQKSFQDESRGMLYLIPTPIGNLEDMTIRGIRLLKEVDLIASEDTRNTQKLLNYFDITTSQISFHEHNTQERIGQLIEKLEAGLSIAQVSDAGMPSISDPGHELVVACIEADIPVVPLPGANAGLTALIASGLAPQPFYFYGFLPRKKKDQLAALEELNQRPETLILYESPHRLKEVLKAMIGVFGEDRKIVCCRELTKKFEEFIRGTLVEALEWATENEVRGEFCLIIEGNHHGSLLAETDRSWEALSLKEHVELLMTELDVPSKTAIKEVAKIRELKKQEVYGAYHEI, encoded by the coding sequence ATGCAAAGTCAAAAGAGCTTTCAGGATGAAAGTAGAGGAATGTTGTATTTAATTCCAACGCCAATTGGCAATTTAGAAGATATGACAATTCGTGGCATTCGTCTCTTAAAAGAGGTGGATTTAATTGCTTCAGAAGATACCCGAAATACGCAAAAATTATTAAATTATTTTGACATTACAACCAGTCAAATTAGCTTCCATGAACATAATACGCAAGAACGAATTGGACAGTTAATTGAAAAATTAGAAGCAGGTTTATCGATTGCACAAGTTAGCGATGCTGGCATGCCCTCAATTAGTGATCCGGGGCATGAATTAGTTGTTGCATGTATCGAAGCCGATATTCCGGTTGTACCACTTCCAGGAGCCAATGCAGGTTTAACAGCTTTAATCGCTTCAGGTTTAGCTCCCCAACCTTTCTATTTTTATGGATTTTTACCAAGAAAGAAGAAAGACCAATTGGCCGCCTTAGAAGAGCTAAATCAGCGTCCTGAAACCTTGATTTTATATGAATCTCCTCATCGGTTAAAGGAAGTGTTAAAAGCGATGATTGGTGTTTTTGGTGAAGATCGTAAAATAGTTTGTTGTCGTGAATTAACGAAAAAATTTGAAGAATTTATTCGCGGAACGTTAGTAGAAGCTTTAGAATGGGCCACGGAAAATGAAGTTCGAGGAGAATTTTGTTTAATTATTGAAGGCAATCATCATGGAAGTCTCCTAGCTGAAACAGATCGTTCTTGGGAAGCTCTTAGTTTAAAAGAACATGTAGAGCTATTAATGACTGAACTAGATGTGCCTAGTAAAACGGCAATTAAAGAAGTGGCTAAAATTCGTGAATTAAAAAAACAAGAAGTCTATGGTGCTTATCATGAAATTTAA
- a CDS encoding NAD(P)H-dependent oxidoreductase, with protein MNTTDKQQELLTIMDSRRAIKSFDPTKKISDEDFEFILEVGRRSPSSVGYEPWRFLVLQNEEIREQIREVSFGAKGQLPTASHFVIILARKDARYDSDYIDHLLKNVKKISPDIVEQMKGAYKSFQEVDMKILDDERNLFDWASKQTYLALANMMTMAQQIGIDSCPIEGFNYEAVTKILVENKLVDPEVFGVSVMAAFGYKENDPEFKSVRQPLTDIVQWIN; from the coding sequence ATGAATACAACAGACAAACAACAGGAATTACTGACTATTATGGATTCGCGCCGGGCAATAAAGTCATTTGATCCAACAAAAAAGATTTCGGATGAAGATTTTGAGTTTATTTTAGAGGTTGGAAGACGCTCGCCAAGTTCAGTTGGATATGAGCCATGGCGTTTTCTAGTACTGCAAAATGAGGAGATTAGAGAACAGATTAGGGAAGTTAGCTTTGGTGCTAAAGGACAATTGCCAACAGCTAGTCATTTTGTCATTATTTTAGCTAGGAAAGATGCACGCTATGATTCGGACTATATTGATCATTTGCTTAAAAATGTGAAAAAAATATCACCAGATATTGTAGAGCAAATGAAAGGTGCCTATAAGAGTTTTCAAGAAGTGGATATGAAAATTTTAGATGATGAACGTAACTTATTTGATTGGGCGAGTAAACAGACCTATTTAGCTTTAGCAAATATGATGACTATGGCTCAACAAATTGGCATTGATTCATGTCCGATTGAAGGCTTTAACTATGAAGCTGTGACAAAGATTTTAGTTGAGAATAAGTTAGTAGACCCAGAAGTATTTGGCGTTTCAGTAATGGCTGCATTTGGTTATAAAGAAAATGATCCGGAGTTTAAATCCGTTCGGCAACCACTAACTGATATTGTTCAATGGATAAACTAA
- a CDS encoding class C sortase, whose protein sequence is MKSRVKLSSIFIGALFLFGLLLVLYPFVSNGLNNYLDDKLIETYQNQANKKNETEMEAAKKKWVEKNEQLLKDANNQVIGADPFSTKKKESEKPEKNFYEQQTIAYLNIPKIKVKVPVFNGTNDLLLEKGAGLLEGTSYPIGGMGTHAVLSAHRGLETAKLFTDLPKLVMGDTFIITIAQEKHAYKVDKISVIEPDDIELLRVVDEQDYVTLMTCTPFMVNSHRLLVRGHRIPYTEELKEDVKKSEHERNRGQLLLITFCLIIFCSVIFFTVRKIKVGNR, encoded by the coding sequence ATGAAAAGCAGAGTAAAGCTATCCTCAATCTTTATTGGAGCACTTTTTCTATTTGGCTTATTATTGGTTCTTTACCCCTTTGTTTCTAACGGTTTGAACAATTATCTTGATGATAAATTAATTGAAACGTATCAAAATCAAGCAAATAAAAAAAATGAAACAGAGATGGAAGCGGCTAAAAAGAAGTGGGTAGAGAAAAATGAGCAATTGTTAAAGGATGCAAATAACCAAGTGATTGGTGCGGATCCTTTTTCAACTAAGAAAAAAGAATCAGAAAAGCCAGAGAAAAATTTTTATGAACAGCAAACAATTGCTTACCTTAATATTCCTAAAATTAAAGTAAAAGTGCCAGTATTTAATGGTACCAACGATCTATTACTGGAAAAAGGAGCTGGCTTATTGGAAGGGACTTCTTATCCTATCGGAGGAATGGGAACACATGCTGTACTTTCTGCCCATAGGGGATTAGAGACTGCCAAGCTGTTTACTGATTTGCCCAAATTAGTCATGGGTGATACGTTTATTATCACGATAGCTCAAGAAAAACATGCTTATAAAGTAGATAAAATTTCGGTTATTGAACCAGATGATATCGAACTGTTGCGTGTGGTGGATGAGCAAGACTATGTTACTTTAATGACATGTACGCCGTTTATGGTCAATTCCCATCGTCTATTGGTTAGAGGACATCGAATACCTTATACAGAGGAACTGAAGGAGGACGTTAAAAAATCAGAGCATGAAAGAAATAGAGGACAATTATTGCTCATTACATTCTGCTTGATCATTTTTTGTAGCGTTATTTTCTTTACTGTTAGAAAAATCAAAGTTGGAAATAGATAG
- a CDS encoding 3'-5' exonuclease — MNFVALDFETANHERHSACSVAMTVVRNSRIVDNYYTLIKPETPFFWRNIQIHGIHEADVQDAPKFPEIWANMQPFFIENRLIVAHNLPFDQGVLNACLDYYGIERPHFQTLCTVQSSKRLLTQLPNHKLNTVCDYLGINLENHHHALDDSNACANILLHLEDQFGTDPLKKLVKHV, encoded by the coding sequence ATGAATTTTGTTGCACTGGATTTTGAAACAGCCAATCATGAACGACATAGCGCGTGTTCTGTTGCTATGACAGTCGTGCGCAACAGTCGAATTGTTGACAATTATTACACACTAATTAAACCTGAAACACCTTTTTTCTGGCGAAATATTCAAATTCATGGCATCCATGAAGCCGATGTACAAGATGCACCTAAATTCCCAGAAATCTGGGCAAATATGCAGCCTTTTTTCATTGAGAATCGCTTAATTGTTGCGCATAATTTACCCTTTGATCAAGGTGTTTTAAATGCTTGCTTGGATTACTATGGAATTGAGCGTCCTCATTTCCAAACACTCTGTACCGTTCAATCAAGTAAACGGCTTTTGACGCAATTGCCTAATCATAAACTAAATACGGTATGTGATTACCTAGGAATTAATTTAGAAAATCATCATCATGCTTTAGACGACAGCAATGCATGTGCTAATATTTTACTGCACTTAGAAGATCAATTTGGTACAGATCCTTTAAAAAAATTAGTCAAACATGTCTAA
- a CDS encoding tRNA1(Val) (adenine(37)-N6)-methyltransferase — MEKWLKEDERIDRLVRANLDIIQSPTVFSYSLDAVLLAHFANLPYNNRGKIVDLCAGNGAVGLLLSEKTQSPIIGIELQERLADMAQRSIQLNQLEEQVSIIQADLKDATKWIAKDSVDVVTCNPPYFSSPVTSKKNPNPHLAIARHEIHTNLNEVMAVTSDLLKMNGKAYFVHRPDRLIEILEAMKRNRLAPKRMQLVYPKVGREANILLIEGIKDGKETGFRVMPPLVVYSEENTYLPEISEIMYGSEN; from the coding sequence TTGGAAAAATGGTTAAAAGAAGATGAGCGAATTGATCGTTTAGTTCGGGCTAATTTAGATATTATTCAAAGTCCAACGGTTTTTTCTTACTCATTAGACGCGGTATTATTAGCTCATTTTGCTAACTTACCTTACAATAATCGTGGGAAAATTGTTGATTTATGTGCTGGAAATGGTGCTGTAGGTCTATTATTAAGTGAAAAAACGCAAAGCCCAATCATTGGAATCGAACTTCAAGAGCGTTTAGCTGACATGGCTCAGCGTAGTATTCAATTAAATCAATTAGAAGAGCAAGTCTCAATTATACAAGCTGATTTGAAAGATGCAACAAAATGGATTGCCAAGGATTCTGTCGATGTAGTGACCTGTAATCCACCTTATTTTTCTTCTCCAGTGACAAGTAAGAAAAACCCTAATCCACATTTAGCTATTGCTCGTCATGAAATTCATACGAACTTAAATGAAGTAATGGCTGTTACAAGCGACTTATTGAAAATGAATGGCAAAGCTTATTTTGTTCATCGTCCAGATCGTTTAATAGAAATTTTAGAAGCAATGAAGCGAAATCGTTTGGCTCCTAAGCGTATGCAACTTGTTTATCCAAAAGTGGGACGCGAAGCGAATATTTTGTTGATTGAAGGAATTAAAGATGGAAAAGAAACAGGTTTTCGAGTGATGCCCCCACTAGTTGTTTATAGTGAGGAAAATACGTATTTACCTGAGATAAGTGAGATTATGTATGGAAGCGAAAATTAG
- a CDS encoding diphthine--ammonia ligase has translation MKFNELNPSQKAKGKMCFSYSGGKDSMLALHELIEIGYQPVCLVTAINLDVERSWFHGISEPLLEAVAESLGIPLLKIRSDARSYQTEFIKGLEEAKALGAEYCGFGDIDGAENRKWDEDTATEAGLIPLLPLWQRDHEKCVADFLNKGYSAVIKTISKSYSIPQELLGKTLNTEIVTFLRENELDVCGENGEYHTFVVDGPLFKKPVEFETIGIYENEYCYSLNIQ, from the coding sequence ATGAAATTTAATGAGCTGAATCCTTCGCAAAAAGCTAAAGGGAAAATGTGTTTTAGTTACAGTGGTGGAAAAGACAGCATGCTAGCTTTACATGAGCTAATTGAAATAGGTTATCAACCAGTTTGTTTAGTAACAGCGATTAATTTAGATGTGGAGCGTTCTTGGTTTCATGGAATTAGTGAACCTTTATTAGAAGCAGTTGCTGAAAGTTTAGGGATTCCTTTGTTGAAAATTCGTAGTGATGCAAGATCGTATCAAACTGAATTTATTAAAGGTTTGGAAGAAGCGAAGGCTTTAGGGGCTGAGTATTGTGGATTTGGAGATATTGATGGAGCCGAGAATCGGAAATGGGATGAGGATACGGCAACTGAGGCAGGACTGATTCCGTTATTGCCCTTATGGCAGAGAGATCACGAAAAGTGTGTAGCTGATTTTTTAAATAAGGGCTATAGTGCTGTGATTAAAACGATTAGTAAAAGTTATTCCATTCCTCAAGAGTTACTAGGTAAAACTTTAAATACTGAAATTGTTACTTTTTTGAGAGAAAATGAGCTAGATGTCTGCGGTGAAAATGGTGAATATCATACTTTTGTTGTTGATGGACCTTTATTTAAAAAGCCAGTTGAATTTGAAACGATTGGAATTTATGAAAATGAGTATTGTTATTCATTAAATATTCAGTAA
- the tsaE gene encoding tRNA (adenosine(37)-N6)-threonylcarbamoyltransferase complex ATPase subunit type 1 TsaE, with the protein MKLNANNEQETRAIAAKLAEYLTAGDVILLEGNLGAGKTTFTKGLAEGLGIKRVIKSPTYTIIREYTEGRLPLYHMDVYRLEETGGTELGLEEYFQGDGVSIVEWATFIPEDLPKDYLKINLIPTGANLEQRELIFTATGTHYSQMLAELEKVF; encoded by the coding sequence ATGAAATTAAATGCAAATAATGAACAAGAGACTCGCGCAATAGCTGCTAAATTAGCTGAGTATTTAACTGCTGGAGATGTTATTCTATTGGAAGGTAATTTGGGTGCAGGGAAAACAACATTTACTAAAGGACTTGCCGAAGGTTTAGGAATTAAGCGAGTGATTAAAAGTCCCACGTACACAATTATTCGTGAATATACAGAAGGTCGTTTACCTTTGTATCATATGGATGTCTATCGTTTAGAAGAAACTGGTGGTACTGAGTTAGGTTTGGAAGAATATTTTCAAGGTGATGGGGTTTCAATTGTCGAATGGGCCACTTTTATTCCAGAGGATTTACCCAAAGATTATTTAAAAATTAATTTAATTCCAACAGGTGCAAATTTAGAGCAAAGGGAACTAATTTTTACGGCTACAGGAACTCATTATAGCCAGATGTTAGCAGAACTTGAAAAAGTTTTTTAA
- a CDS encoding ABC transporter ATP-binding protein, producing the protein MFEFQNVWFKKQGQWILKNINWQVKAGERWGILGLNGSGKTTLMQLINGYMWATKGQITVLDEVFGKTSLPDLRRSIGWVSSALQQRLYEHETAEEIVASGKFATIGLHVLATEELMNEAKTQLIASGGEHLIGKKYEVCSQGQRQLILIARALMAEPKLLILDEPCTGLDLVAKRNLLNHIDILARHAPQTTLLYITHHTEELLPSFDKMLLLKSGEIFAKGATQELITKDSLSAFFEEEINVELQKDGQVTTYLNRRL; encoded by the coding sequence ATGTTTGAATTTCAAAATGTTTGGTTTAAAAAGCAAGGACAATGGATATTGAAAAATATTAATTGGCAAGTAAAGGCCGGTGAACGTTGGGGTATCCTTGGTTTAAATGGTTCTGGAAAAACAACGCTCATGCAATTAATTAATGGCTATATGTGGGCCACCAAAGGTCAAATTACAGTACTAGATGAGGTGTTTGGAAAAACTTCTTTGCCTGATTTACGACGATCCATTGGTTGGGTTAGCTCGGCTTTGCAACAACGATTGTATGAGCATGAAACAGCTGAAGAAATTGTTGCAAGTGGGAAATTTGCTACCATAGGGTTACATGTTCTAGCGACTGAGGAATTAATGAATGAGGCTAAAACGCAATTGATTGCTTCTGGTGGTGAACATTTAATAGGGAAAAAATATGAAGTCTGTTCTCAAGGGCAACGACAATTGATTTTAATTGCTCGAGCGTTGATGGCGGAACCGAAATTACTTATTTTAGATGAGCCTTGTACTGGATTAGATTTAGTCGCTAAACGTAATTTGTTGAATCATATTGATATCTTAGCTCGCCATGCCCCACAAACGACGTTACTTTATATTACCCATCACACAGAAGAACTATTGCCTAGCTTTGACAAAATGCTGCTTTTAAAGTCTGGCGAAATTTTTGCTAAAGGCGCAACGCAGGAATTAATAACGAAAGACTCATTAAGTGCTTTCTTTGAAGAAGAAATAAATGTTGAATTGCAAAAAGATGGACAAGTTACCACGTATTTGAATCGCAGACTTTAA
- a CDS encoding NUDIX hydrolase, with translation MELRSEDLTVQVGDFTFNHRAAGILIQEAAILLEYYEKEDYWVLPGGRVKVGEDSKIGVEREWLEELGLEVNGTRLIALIENFFVNHRTGSQRHFHEISMYYQLESSTKIPFQIGQKFHGAEIDKLNYSWVPLTELVNLNFRPEILTNYLVNLPECPVHLINHE, from the coding sequence ATGGAGTTAAGGAGTGAAGATTTAACTGTACAAGTTGGTGATTTTACCTTTAATCATCGTGCTGCCGGAATTTTGATTCAAGAAGCGGCTATTCTTTTGGAATATTATGAAAAAGAAGACTATTGGGTGTTACCTGGTGGACGTGTTAAAGTTGGAGAAGACTCAAAAATTGGGGTAGAACGTGAATGGCTGGAAGAGTTAGGGCTGGAAGTTAATGGAACACGCTTAATTGCACTAATTGAAAATTTCTTTGTCAATCACAGAACAGGTAGTCAACGTCATTTTCATGAAATTTCGATGTATTATCAATTGGAAAGTAGCACGAAGATTCCTTTTCAAATTGGACAGAAGTTTCATGGGGCTGAAATTGATAAATTAAACTATAGTTGGGTTCCTTTAACCGAATTAGTGAATTTGAATTTTCGACCAGAAATCTTAACAAATTACTTAGTAAATTTACCTGAGTGCCCTGTTCATCTTATTAACCACGAATAG
- a CDS encoding winged helix-turn-helix transcriptional regulator: MEETQFDYSVNAGCPVTYTLEIIGGKWKSVILYHLTSGTKRFNEIHRLVPRITTRILTLQLRELERDGVIKRKVYPEVPPKVEYTLSEFGTTLNPIVFALKKWGDENQPENYYC; the protein is encoded by the coding sequence ATGGAGGAAACGCAATTTGATTATTCAGTGAATGCCGGTTGTCCTGTAACTTATACATTAGAAATTATTGGTGGTAAGTGGAAAAGTGTGATTTTATACCATTTAACTTCAGGAACAAAACGATTTAATGAAATCCATCGCTTAGTTCCTAGAATTACTACTAGAATCTTGACGTTACAATTAAGAGAGCTAGAAAGGGATGGAGTCATCAAACGAAAAGTCTATCCAGAAGTACCACCTAAAGTTGAATACACATTATCTGAATTTGGTACAACTCTGAATCCAATTGTATTTGCGCTGAAAAAGTGGGGCGATGAAAATCAACCTGAAAATTATTACTGTTAG
- a CDS encoding GIY-YIG nuclease family protein yields MEAKISYFYVLCCKDGSFYGGYTTDLSRREKEHNDGIGAKYTKPSYRRPLKMIYAEGFSSRSAATKAEYAFKKQTRAKKVQFLQAAGVEFPLNPKQKCLVNLDGIEEESSNAKSKELSG; encoded by the coding sequence ATGGAAGCGAAAATTAGTTATTTTTATGTACTTTGCTGTAAGGACGGAAGTTTTTATGGTGGGTACACGACAGATTTAAGCCGTAGAGAAAAAGAGCATAATGATGGCATTGGAGCAAAGTATACGAAACCGAGTTATCGCAGACCGTTAAAAATGATTTATGCAGAGGGGTTTAGTAGTCGAAGCGCTGCGACCAAGGCTGAGTATGCGTTTAAGAAGCAAACTCGTGCTAAAAAAGTTCAATTTTTACAAGCGGCAGGGGTTGAATTTCCGCTTAACCCAAAGCAAAAATGTCTAGTTAATTTAGATGGAATCGAGGAGGAGTCTAGTAATGCAAAGTCAAAAGAGCTTTCAGGATGA